Below is a genomic region from Catenuloplanes atrovinosus.
GCCAGGGTCAGTCCGAGGCCGAGCGCGCGGCCGAAACCGTACTCGAACGCCGCCGTGTAGCCGCGGACGAGCAGGCTGCCGCTCCGGCCGGGCACGAAGTTGGTCGTGGTGGCGCTGACGTAGACGATCCGGAGCGTCGGCCAGACGAGGCTGGCGAGCCAGGCCAGGACGGCCGGGGCCAGCAGGATCCAGGGGAGTGCACGTTTCACGCGCGGAGGGTATCGGAACCCGCCCGCGCGTGCCGTGCTCAGATCCAGCCGTCCAGGGCGGACAGGAAGTCGGGAAGGCGTCCGTACCAGACGGTGTGGCCGGCGCCGGCCATCGTGCGGACCGTGAGGCCGGCCCGGGTGAGCCGGTCGACGGCGGCGTCGTCCGGCACGTACTCGCTGGGATCGGCCCTGATCAGCAGCGACGGTACGACCGCGACCGGCGCCAGGTCCCGGCCGACCGCGGAGGCGAGCAGCGTCGCGGTGGAGGTGGTGTCCCAGCGCAGCGCGGCCTCGACCTCGTTGAGCGCGTCCCGTTCCGGCCACGACGGCCGGTCGCGGCGCAGCGTCTCCGGCGTGCGGCTCGCCCGGCGCTTCTCCAGGTAGGCGATCGCGGACTCCAGGCCGTGGCCGCCGTCGTCGAGCCGCTGCGGCGGGTCGACGTAGACCGCGCGGGCCGGCCGCAGGCGCTCCACGGCCGCGGCCAGCACCACGCCGCCCAGCGAATGCCCGATCGCCAGCTCGGGCTCCGCCGGTACGGTGCGCAGCAGCAGCTCGGCGGCGTCGCCCAGGGTGAGGCCGCCGTCCGGCGCGGGGGAGCGGCCGTGGCCGGGCAGGTCCGGCGCGATCACCCGGTAGCCCTTCTCGGCCAGCGCGGGGCCGACCTCGTGCCAGGAGGTGGAATCGGTGATCATGCCGTGGATCAGCACGGCGACGCGATCGCCCGATCCCCATTCGCGGGTGTACAGGATCTTCTTCTCCACCCCCGGAAGATTACCGACGGGTACGGCCGGTGCCGGTCGCGCGGTGCGTCGATCGATAGGAAGATCGACGGGTGTTGTGGACGGCGAACTTCACCCGGTACTTCGTGGCCCGCTGCGTCTCCGTGTTCGGCGACGCGATGCTGCTGGTCGCGTCCGCGCTGGCGATCGGCGCCAGCTACGGCGCGACCGGGATCGGCGTGGTGCTGGCCGCGTGGATGGTGCCGTTCCTCGGCTTCATCCTGTTCGGCGGCGTGTTCGCGGACCGGCTCGGCGCGCGTCCGCTGATGCTCGGCGCGGACCTGGTCCGGCTGACCGCGCAGGGCACGGTCGCGGCGGTGTTCCTCACCGGCGTACCGCCGCTGTGGCTCCTGATCCTCTGTTCCGCCGTGAGCGGCGCCGCGACCGCGATGTACCAGCCCGGCGTGAACGGGATCGTGCCGCTGGTGACGGACGACCCGCAGCGCGCGAACGCCACGATCCGGGTGGCGAACGCGATCGCGGAACTGCTCGGCCCCGCGGTCGCCGGCGTGCTGTTCGGCTTCGCCGGCGCCGGCGTGGTCTACGCGGTGGACGCCGCCACGTTCGCGGTCAGCGCGGTGTGCCTGGCGACCGTGCGGACCGGCCGCATCCCCCGGGCCGCACGCGCCTCCATGGCCGCGGACCTGGTCGCGGGCTGGCGCGAGTTCCGCGCCCGGACCTGGCTGTGGAGCGTGATCCTGGTCTGGGTCGCGTTCGGGATCTTCCTGTTCGGTCCGCTGCTGCCGCTCGGCGCGGTGCTGGTCAGCGGCGAGCACGGCGCGCCCGCGTACGGCTGGATGCAGTCCGCGGTCGGTGCCGGCACCATCCTCGGCGGCCTGGCCGCGCTGCGCCTCCGGCCCGCCCGGCCGCTCGCGGCCGGCGCGGTGGCGATGGCCGGCTACCTGCTGCTGCCGCTGGCCATCGCGCTGCACGGCACGCTGCCGGCGCTGCTCGCCGCGGCCGTGGCGAACGGGGGCGCGTGGGCGTTCTGGTCGGTGATGTGGCAGACCAGCGTGCAGACGCGGGTGCCGCCGGACATGCTGAACCGGCTGACCGCGTACGAGGTGCTCGGCTCCGACGGGAGCCTGCCGGTCGGGCAGGCCCTCGCCGGTCCGGTGGCCGGCGCGGTCGGCGCCGAGCGCGTGCTCGGCGCGTCCGTGCTGGTCGGCCTGCTCGGCTGCGCGGCGCTGCTGCTCACGCCCGCGGTGCGCGGGCTGCGCCGGGCCGCGGAGCCGGTCAGCTCTCCGGCTGCAACGTGAAGCAGTCGTCGCCGTCGTTGCCGCCGCCGGTGTCCGGCTCCCAGCGCAGCGCGGACTCCGCCACCACCAGCTGCGCGTAGGCCTCGCCGTCCTCGAGGCAGTCGTCGTGGTCGCGGCCGACCTGGGCGCCCTCCGGGTCGACCCGCCAGAGGCCGTCGGCGGTCAGCTCCACCCGTACGTCGAAGCCCTTGCCCTTGGTCTGCCGGAAGTGCGCCTGCAGCGGCACCACCCACAGCCCGGACGGCTTGCGCTCCACCTGTGCCTGGTCCCCCCGGTCCCCGGTCTCGTCCCAGGCGTCGACGTAGACGGCCGAACCCGGCTTGATCTGCCGCAGCTCGGAGTTGTCAGTGGCACCGCAGGCACCGAGCACCGGCGTGGCCGCCACGGCCACCAGGAGCACGGAGAGGGTGCGCTTGCCGGCAGACATCTCTTCTTTCGCCCTTCGACGGGGGATCTTCGTGATGCCTGCGACGCTAGACGATCAACGCAATCGGTCACGGTTCCGTGGCCGGCGCGTCATCCATCGGCTCCCGGCTCGAAGAACGGCATGACGCGGTCGGCGATCACCTGCGCGGCGTGCAGCGCGCGAGCCGCGCGTGCCCGGGCCTCGGCGGCGACCCCACCGGCCGGGTCCAGCCGTTGCAGGAGGCGTTGCTGGGCGGCGGCGTGGGACTGCAGCCGCGACACCGCGGTCCACAGCGCCTCGTCGATCTCCTCCACGCCGCCGGGCACCCGCGCGGGGGTCCCGGGCGCGACGTCCGTGTCCAGCGCGTCGGCGATCGCCCCGCCCAGCTTGGCGGCCGGCCAGACCGCCGCCCCCGGGACCCGCGCGAGGGTGGCGCGGGGCATGCCGGGGCTCTGGGCCTCCGCCGGGTCCTGCACGAGCACGATTCCACCGGCGGCGGCCACCGCGGCCGCGCCGTCCGCGCCGTCGTGGAGCCGGCCGGACAGCATGACCGCGATCACCCGGTCGCCGCAGACGCCGGCGGCGCTGTGCAGCAACGGGTCGATCGCGGGGCGGGTGTGGTGGACGAGCGGGCCACGGTGCAGGCGCAGCACCCGCCCGGCGGTCAGGACGAGGTGCTGCCCCGGCGGGGCGACGGTCAGCAGGCCGGGCGTCAGCCGCTGCCCGGACACCGCGTAGGCGGCGGGCAGCGGCCCGGCGCGGGCCAGCACGTCGGGCAGCCGGCCGGCCGCGTGCGACCCGGTGTGAACCACGATGATCACGCCGGCCGGCAGTCCGGCGGGCAGTCCGCCCAGCAGCCCGCGCAACGCCTCGAGGCCGCCGGCGGAGGCGCCGATCACGACAAGGTCACTGCCCGGCATCGCGCAGTCCTCTGCTCGGAATGGTGAGCCGGGCGCCGGTCCGGCACCGGCGCCTGGGGCTCACCCCTCAGACTCCCGCCCCCTGCGACCCGGCGACAGACCACCAAACGATGCCGCTGCCCGTCATTAGCCGCGAAACGAAGGGAAGCGACGGCGGGTCCATTGTGCGAAGAGGTCCGGGGACGCGGCCGACGTCACGACGTCGGCCGCGCCGTTTGCCTTACGGCGGCCCTTCTCCCGACCCGGCGCCGGATGTGGGTGGTCCGTCCGGGGGACCGCTGGAAGCCTGCCCTCCCGGAGCGACCGGCGCGGATGCCGAACGGCGTCGCTCCGGGAGGGGGCGGGGGAGTGTGGTCTGCGAGTGAGCCCAGGTTCGGCCGCGGGAGTCACGAGCTGAGGTCAGGAGGTTGTG
It encodes:
- a CDS encoding chemotaxis protein CheB, whose product is MPGSDLVVIGASAGGLEALRGLLGGLPAGLPAGVIIVVHTGSHAAGRLPDVLARAGPLPAAYAVSGQRLTPGLLTVAPPGQHLVLTAGRVLRLHRGPLVHHTRPAIDPLLHSAAGVCGDRVIAVMLSGRLHDGADGAAAVAAAGGIVLVQDPAEAQSPGMPRATLARVPGAAVWPAAKLGGAIADALDTDVAPGTPARVPGGVEEIDEALWTAVSRLQSHAAAQQRLLQRLDPAGGVAAEARARAARALHAAQVIADRVMPFFEPGADG
- a CDS encoding alpha/beta fold hydrolase; translation: MEKKILYTREWGSGDRVAVLIHGMITDSTSWHEVGPALAEKGYRVIAPDLPGHGRSPAPDGGLTLGDAAELLLRTVPAEPELAIGHSLGGVVLAAAVERLRPARAVYVDPPQRLDDGGHGLESAIAYLEKRRASRTPETLRRDRPSWPERDALNEVEAALRWDTTSTATLLASAVGRDLAPVAVVPSLLIRADPSEYVPDDAAVDRLTRAGLTVRTMAGAGHTVWYGRLPDFLSALDGWI
- a CDS encoding MFS transporter, which encodes MLWTANFTRYFVARCVSVFGDAMLLVASALAIGASYGATGIGVVLAAWMVPFLGFILFGGVFADRLGARPLMLGADLVRLTAQGTVAAVFLTGVPPLWLLILCSAVSGAATAMYQPGVNGIVPLVTDDPQRANATIRVANAIAELLGPAVAGVLFGFAGAGVVYAVDAATFAVSAVCLATVRTGRIPRAARASMAADLVAGWREFRARTWLWSVILVWVAFGIFLFGPLLPLGAVLVSGEHGAPAYGWMQSAVGAGTILGGLAALRLRPARPLAAGAVAMAGYLLLPLAIALHGTLPALLAAAVANGGAWAFWSVMWQTSVQTRVPPDMLNRLTAYEVLGSDGSLPVGQALAGPVAGAVGAERVLGASVLVGLLGCAALLLTPAVRGLRRAAEPVSSPAAT